One genomic region from Homalodisca vitripennis isolate AUS2020 chromosome 6, UT_GWSS_2.1, whole genome shotgun sequence encodes:
- the LOC124364245 gene encoding ATP-dependent RNA helicase DHX33 translates to MDPYTGIKRPYFAISPLKRPPTKINFMIDAKKPHLESSNSNPPKLSILERRQMLPVYKVKRKLLEEIDKHTTVILIGETGSGKTTQIPQFIHDVGLEGDKLIGITQPRRVAALTIAQRVAAETNTKLGTLVGYRVRFEDTTSRETKIKFLTDGMLLREALKDENLTAYNVIVLDEAHERTVQTDVLFGIVKKAQQKRTAIGFRSLKVIVMSATMDVDHFSQYWNNAVVLYLEGRTFPVTIHNAQEPQEDYAFSCLVTIFQINKTAPISEDILVFLTGQEEIEALALSIRTIMKDPLFSGPFMRVQPLYASLSTVKQLDVFRSFNDARKVILSTNIAETSVTITGVRYVIDSGMVKTRSHVAGTGMDVLRVQRISQAQAWQRAGRAGREAEGACYRVYTEKEYEKMLKNTVPEIQRCNLSSVVLHLTAININPLTFDFLDRPPTELMKEAMHHLGQLGAVEDDRLTQLGRHMALFPLDPAFSKILLSAANFKCLDEMLSLIAVMSSECVFVSAPNKREEAKVIWEKFYSPCGDHITLLNIFRNYRNVKEKNRKKWCFENFMSARNLEYAEEVRSQLKGVCDRVGLTPSSCDQKLDIVRKCLITGLFSNIAEVQREKHYLTVATKQQVHIHPSSTLWGSLPDCVLYTELVQTGKCYMRNVSRIEPEWLQEVLPSYAKLHPLRVLE, encoded by the exons ATTACTAGAAGAAATCGACAAACATACCACAGTAATATTGATTGGAGAGACAGGAAGTGGTAAAACAACACAAATTCCTCAGTTTATTCACGATGTAGGACTCGAGGGAGATAAACTCATTGGAATAACTCAG CCAAGAAGGGTAGCAGCATTAACAATTGCTCAGAGGGTAGCTGCTGAGACCAATACTAAATTAGGTACACTCGTTGGATATAGAGTCCGGTTTGAGGATACCACATCTCGTGAAACCAAGATAAAGTTCCTCACAGATGGCATGCTGCTACGAGAAGCACTGAAGG ATGAAAACCTGACTGCGTACAATGTGATCGTCTTGGACGAAGCTCATGAGCGAACCGTGCAGACAGATGTACTGTTTGGGATCGTAAAAAAAGCCCAACAAAAACGAACAGCTATCGGCTTTCGCTCTTTGAAA GTTATTGTAATGTCCGCTACGATGGATGTGGACCACTTCAGCCAGTATTGGAACAACGCTGTGGTGTTGTACTTGGAGGGCCGTACATTTCCTGTGACCATCCATAACGCCCAGGAGCCTCAGGAGGACTACGCCTTCAGCTGTCTTGTCACAATCTTTCAGATCAACAAAACAGCTCCTATCAG tGAAGACATCCTAGTTTTCCTTACAGGACAGGAAGAAATAGAAGCATTAGCTTTGAGCATCCGCACTATTATGAAG GACCCGTTGTTCAGTGGGCCGTTCATGCGTGTACAGCCCCTGTACGCGTCACTGTCCACGGTCAAGCAGCTGGATGTGTTCCGGTCCTTTAATGACGCACGTAAAGTTATACTGAGCACTAACATCGCCGAGACGTCAGTCACAATTACCGGTGTACGTTACGTCATCGACAGTGGCATGGTCAAGACAAG GTCTCATGTGGCAGGCACAGGCATGGACGTGCTTCGGGTACAGCGTATCTCTCAAGCACAAGCGTGGCAGCGTGCTGGGCGTGCAGGAAGGGAGGCGGAGGGCGCATGTTACCGGGTCTACACAGAAAAG GAATATGAGAAGATGTTGAAGAACACAGTGCCAGAGATCCAGCGGTGCAACCTGTCTTCAGTGGTCCTGCATTTGACAGCCATCAACATCAACCCTTTGACCTTTGACTTTCTGGATCGGCCGCCCACGGAG CTGATGAAGGAAGCCATGCACCACCTGGGTCAGCTGGGAGCTGTGGAGGACGATCGACTGACACAGCTGGGGCGGCATATGGCACTGTTTCCTCTGGACCCTGCGTTCAGTAAGATACTTCTCTCCGCCGCCAACTTCAAGTGCCT AGATGAGATGTTGAGTCTGATAGCTGTGATGTCCTCGGAATGCGTGTTTGTCAGCGCTCCAAACAAACGGGAGGAAGCAAAGGTCATATGGGAAAAATTCTATTCTCCTTGCGGTGACCATATCACACTTCTCAACATCTTCCGCAATTACAGAAACGTCAAGGAGAAAAACAGAAAG AAATGGTGTTTTGAGAACTTCATGTCCGCTCGAAACCTGGAGTACGCAGAAGAGGTGCGGAGTCAGCTGAAAGGTGTGTGCGACCGTGTGGGACTGACTCCGTCGTCCTGTGACCAAAAACTTGACATTGTGCGCAAGTGTCTCATAACGGGCTTGTTTTCCAACATCGCAGAGGTGCAGCGAGAGAAACACTACCTGACG GTTGCTACAAAACAGCAAGTCCACATACACCCGTCATCGACGTTGTGGGGATCTCTACCGGACTGTGTATTGTACACCGAGCTGGTGCAGACCGGGAAGTGTTACATGCGCAATGTGTCACGGATCGAACCGGAGTGGCTACAAGAGGTGCTGCCATCGTACGCTAAGCTGCACCCACTTCGCGTTCTCGAATAG